A single genomic interval of Daucus carota subsp. sativus chromosome 1, DH1 v3.0, whole genome shotgun sequence harbors:
- the LOC108194501 gene encoding short-chain dehydrogenase/reductase 2b: MTDIGSLSGKRCALVTGGGRGIGFEICRKLAENEIRVILTDRSQKDAIEAVEKIKLSGNSDVVSHQLDVKDSESIAAVANYVKGNFGKLDILVNNAGAPGLVIAKPQDFRSFKDGAGFFQVIDENAHLLEGIIEENYELAEDCLRTNYYGTKAVTTELLPLLQLSNSARIVNVSSFFGELKWIYNEKVKADLNNLKSLTEEDIDKTVEWFLKDYEEKNLKANGWPIVVSAYKISKAAINAYTRLLAKKYPNMLINCVHPGYTQTELTSKTGPLTPEEGARAPVMLALLPDDGPSGTYFLEMQPSTF; encoded by the exons ATGACAGATATCGGCAGTCTAAGTGGGAAAag GTGTGCTCTCGTGACAGGAGGAGGCAGAGGAATCGGCTTTGAGATATGCAGAAAGCTTGCTGAAAATGAAATTAGAGTGATATTAACAGACAGAAGTCAGAAAGATGCAATAGAAGCTGTGGAAAAAATTAAACTTTCTGGGAATTCAGATGTTGTTTCTCATCAACTAGACGTAAAAGATTCAGAGAGTATTGCAGCAGTAGCAAACTATGTCAAAGGCAATTTTGGGAAACTTGACATTCTG GTGAATAATGCAGGAGCTCCAGGACTGGTTATAGCAAAGCCTCAGGATTTCAGGTCCTTTAAAGATGGAGCAGGATTT TTCCAGGTGATCGATGAGAATGCACATTTATTAGAAGGAATTATTGAAGAAAACTATGAATTGGCAGAAGATTGTCTCAGAACAAACTACTATGGAACAAAAGCGGTGACTACTGAGCTGCTGCCGCTGCTTCAACTCTCAAATTCTGCAAGAATAGTGAATGTATCATCATTTTTTGGTGAACTAAAG TGGATTTACAATGAGAAGGTGAAAGCAGATTTGAATAATTTGAAAAGTTTAACAGAGGAGGACATTGATAAGACTGTGGAGTGGTTTCTCAAGGATTACGAGGAAAAAAACTTAAAGGCTAATGGTTGGCCTATTGTAGTGTCAGCTTATAAAATATCCAAAGCAGCCATCAATGCCTATACTAGATTGCTAGCAAAAAAATACCCCAATATGCTTATCAATTGCGTTCATCCAGGCTATACTCAAACAGAATTGACAAGTAAAACAGGACCCCTAACTCCAGAGGAAGGTGCCAGAGCTCCCGTAATGCTGGCACTGTTGCCGGATGATGGTCCTTCAGGCACCTACTTTCTGGAGATGCAACCATCAACTTTCTAG
- the LOC108195237 gene encoding F-box/kelch-repeat protein At3g23880-like codes for MAPVRRNPTLPDELISQILIRVPVKSLLQYQSVSKTWLSMIKNPSFVKSQLRHALTTQTDDQTLLKADRSSVLHLDSGRNVAYLKFPFPRRDDVMYLNLVGSANGIVCVSVVFGSHDDYRNTSICLWNPATTQSKFVPSSFNASVRVLGFGYDGVDDDYKIVVYVDNYVVYSENRNAWRIVPETIHSPGMDGFDVCINGFLCGCCGGTYAMMAFDLNREVLNCHINLPVTDGDVDEAHAQHLLDCTIKLPVMNVINDAHDYDADDNFARIIEFNNSVAVIMMIGSSRNINTWTLDDDACLRVGGVRVGGVEASWTPVLSIDTRMRPDQFYGYFSNGNLILLLTNYVSDVKMWISCNVDKKEAKFAPPLLDMAEHCQDSVIFKYKESLISLAGFRHVN; via the coding sequence ATGGCGCCTGTTAGACGTAATCCGACACTACCAGACGAACTAATAAGCCAGATTCTAATACGCGTGCCGGTGAAATCATTACTTCAATACCAATCAGTCTCCAAGACATGGTTATCGATGATTAAAAACCCTAGTTTCGTCAAATCTCAGCTCCGTCACGCCCTCACTACCCAAACTGATGATCAAACTCTTCTCAAAGCTGACCGTTCCTCAGTACTCCATCTCGATTCTGGCCGGAACGTGGCTTATCTCAAGTTTCCATTTCCTCGACGTGATGATGTAATGTATCTTAATCTTGTTGGTTCTGCTAATGGTATTGTTTGTGTTTCTGTTGTGTTTGGTAGTCATGATGATTATAGAAACACTAGTATTTGCCTATGGAATCCTGCTACTACACAATCCAAATTTGTTCCGTCATCGTTTAATGCTAGTGTGAGAGTTTTAGGGTTTGGTTATGATGGAGTAGATGATGATTATAAGATTGTTGTTTATGTAGACAATTATGTGGTGTATTCGGAGAATAGGAATGCTTGGAGAATTGTACCTGAGACGATACATTCTCCTGGCATGGATGGTTTTGATGTATGCATTAATGGATTCCTGTGTGGTTGTTGTGGTGGTACTTATGCGATGATGGCTTTTGATCTGAACCGGGAGGTGCTGAATTGTCACATTAACCTCCCTGTTACCGATGGTGATGTCGATGAGGCTCATGCTCAGCACCTGCTGGATTGTACTATTAAGCTTCCTGTTATGAATGTTATTAATGATGCTCATGATTATGATGCTGATGATAATTTTGCTCGTATTATTGAGTTTAATAACTCTGTTGCTGTTATTATGATGATTGGTTcgagtaggaacatcaacacgTGGACATTGGATGATGATGCATGCCTTCGGGTTGGTGGAGTTCGAGTTGGTGGAGTTGAGGCATCTTGGACGCCAGTGCTTAGCATTGATACACGTATGAGACCCGATCAGTTTTATGGCTACTTCAGCAATGGGAATCTCATATTACTATTAACAAATTATGTAAGTGATGTTAAAATGTGGATTTCGTGTAATGTTGACAAGAAAGAGGCCAAGTTTGCTCCACCTTTGCTTGATATGGCTGAACATTGTCAAGATAGCGTAATTTTCAAGTACAAGGAGAGCCTGATCTCACTCGCAGGATTCAGACATGTCAACTAG
- the LOC108225229 gene encoding short-chain dehydrogenase/reductase 2b, translating to MTDSSSLSGKSLVVTCTFRRCALVTGGGREIGFEICRKLAENEIRVILTARNEKNGIEAVKKLKLAGLSDVNFHQLDVKDSASIEAVANYVKSNFGKLDILVNNAAAPGLVIVKPQELRSFKDGAGFFQVIDENAQLLEELFVEDYELAEDCLRTNYYGTKAVTTEMLPLLQLSNSARIVNLSSFYGELNVSG from the exons ATGACAGACAGCAGCAGTCTAAGTGGAAAaag TTTAGTTGTGACCTGCACTTTTCGTAGGTGTGCTCTGGTAACAGGAGGAGGCAGAGAAATCGGCTTTGAGATATGCAGAAAGCTTGCTGAAAATGAAATTAGAGTGATATTAACAGCAAGAAATGAGAAAAACGGAATAGAAGCTGTCAAAAAACTAAAACTTGCTGGCTTGTCAGATGTTAATTTTCATCAACTAGATGTTAAAGATTCAGCAAGTATTGAAGCAGTGGCAAACTATGTAAAAAGCAATTTCGGAAAACTTGACATTCTG GTGAATAATGCAGCAGCTCCTGGACTAGTTATTGTGAAGCCTCAAGAACTCAGGTCCTTCAAAGATGGAGCAGGATTT TTCCAGGTGATCGATGAGAATGCACAGTTATTAGAAGAACTTTTTGTGGAGGACTACGAATTGGCAGAAGATTGTCTTAGAACAAACTACTATGGAACAAAAGCGGTGACTACAGAGATGCTGCCGCTGCTTCAACTCTCCAATTCAGCAAGAATAGTAAATTTATCATCGTTTTATGGTGAACTAAACGTAAGTGGCTAA
- the LOC108212169 gene encoding serpin-ZX has protein sequence MAHKNSFLNQGSQRSSRVPTQNNSPHLNQDYQESPMPQNNSSGLDHHSQEFSDFRVLPNNSRGLYHDYQEFPDFHVPRNNSLGWTPQQFPNFPMYRTNSPGWTPQQFPNFRRTRNNSPAWTPQQFPNFPMTRNNSSGWTPQEFPNFPMTRNNSSGWTPQEFPNFPIATQQLYDFPTTRNNSLDPEHGSQQFPYFPTTQNNYLGHDRSPQQFPGFPMAPENYLSPEEASPENYLSPEEASELFTIFPAARNNYPGLDQGSRKNQVDVSLTLAKHLLLNYGKDSNLVFSPLSIQVVLSLLAAGSSGETRDQLLSFLKAESVDELNSVYALLVDVVFADGSSSGGPRVSIANGVWLDESVSFKPSFQQVAETMYKAASHRVDFQNKAEEVKNLVNSWVEKETRGLIKNILNAVGRSTQLILANALYFKGAWSSPFDAFYTRNYDFYLLNSSSIQVPFMTSNEDQFISVFDGFKVLELPYKQARNQSMEKRLSFSMYIYLPDAKDGLPALIERAGSESGFLDRYVPSRRVEVGKFRIPKFKFEYYIEASEALQSLGLVSLFGPSGGLGEMVSNSLPLFVSQIVHKSFIEVDEKGTEAAAATVVLMLGSSCVPRVKVATDFVADHPFLFVIRENATGMVEFIGHVLNPSVHA, from the exons ATGGCTCACAAAAACTCTTTCCTCAACCAGGGTTCTCAGCGATCCTCTAGGGTTCCTACTCAAAACAATTCTCCCCATCTTAATCAAGACTATCAAGAATCCCCTATGCCTCAAAACAATTCTTCCGGTCTTGATCACCACTCTCAAGAATTCTCTGATTTTCGTGTGCTTCCAAACAATTCTCGCGGGCTTTACCATGACTATCAAGAATTCCCTGATTTTCATGTACCTCGAAACAACTCTCTTGGTTGGACTCCTCAACAATTTCCTAATTTTCCAATGTATCGAACCAACTCTCCGGGTTGGACTCCTCAACAATTCCCTAACTTTCGAAGGACTCGAAACAACTCTCCGGCTTGGACTCCTCAACAATTCCCTAATTTTCCAATGACTCGAAACAACTCTTCGGGTTGGACTCCTCAAGAATTCCCTAATTTTCCAATGACTCGAAACAACTCTTCGGGTTGGACTCCTCAAGAATTCCCTAATTTTCCAATAGCTACTCAACAACTCTATGATTTTCCGACGACTCGAAACAACTCTCTCGATCCTGAACATGGCTCTCAACAATTTCCTTATTTTCCAACGACTCAAAACAACTATCTGGGACATGACCGGAGTCCTCAACAATTCCCTGGTTTCCCGATGGCTCCAGAAAACTATCTCAGTCCTGAAGAGGCTTCTCCAGAAAACTATCTCAGTCCTGAAGAGGCTTCTGAACTATTCACTATTTTTCCTGCTGCTCGAAACAACTATCCCGGACTTGATCAAGGCTCTCGCAAAAACCAGGTGGATGTTTCGTTAACCTTAGCCAAGCACCTCCTGTTAAACTATGGCAAAGATTCAAACCTCGTCTTCTCTCCGCTATCCATACAAGTTGTTCTTAGCCTGCTTGCGGCTGGTTCCAGTGGCGAAACCCGAGACCAGCTTCTCTCTTTTCTGAAAGCTGAAAGTGTGGATGAACTTAACTCTGTCTATGCACTTCTTGTTGATGTTGTCTTTGCTGATGGTTCCTCCTCTGGCGGTCCTCGCGTGTCCATTGCCAATGGTGTTTGGCTTGACGAGTCCGTATCGTTCAAGCCTTCGTTCCAGCAAGTTGCGGAAACAATGTACAAGGCGGCTTCTCATCGTGTCGATTTTCAGAACAAG GCTGAGGAGGTAAAAAACTTGGTGAATTCTTGGGTCGAAAAGGAGACCCGTGGccttataaaaaatattctgaATGCAGTCGGCAGGTCAACTCAGCTGATATTAGCCAATGCCCTGTATTTCAAAGGAGCATGGTCTAGCCCATTCGACGCATTCTATACAAGAAACTATGACTTTTACCTCCTCAATTCCAGCTCTATTCAAGTACCCTTCATGACCAGCAATGAGGATCAATTTATCAGCGTTTTTGATGGTTTCAAAGTATTGGAGCTTCCTTATAAACAAGCCCGGAACCAAAGCATGGAGAAAAGGCTTTCTTTTTCCATGTACATTTACCTGCCAGATGCAAAAGACGGCCTGCCAGCACTTATAGAGAGAGCTGGTTCAGAATCTGGATTCCTTGACCGCTATGTTCCAAGTCGAagagttgaagttggaaagttCCGAattccaaaatttaaatttgagtaTTACATTGAAGCAAGCGAAGCGTTACAGAGCCTAGGACTGGTCTCGCTCTTTGGTCCATCAGGAGGCCTCGGGGAGATGGTCTCTaattctctccctctctttgtCTCCCAAATAGTGCATAAATCCTTTATTGAAGTCGATGAGAAAGGCACTGAAGCTGCTGCTGCAACTGTTGTTCTCATGCTTGGATCAAGTTGTGTACCTCGGGTAAAGGTTGCGACTGACTTTGTTGCAGACCACCCATTCTTGTTTGTCATTCGGGAAAACGCTACTGGAATGGTGGAGTTCATAGGTCATGTGCTTAATCCTTCAGTTCATGCTTGA